The genomic interval GCTGGAGGACGCGGAAAGGAGCGCGCTGCGCGAACGGCAACGCAAGTGGATCGCCGATCGCGACGAGAAGTGCTTCTACGATCCCGACAGCGGCCAGGCCGGGCGCGTGGATGCCGCCGAGTGCCGTCTCGACATGACCGACAAGCGCGCGGACGCACTGGAAGCGCGCTGATTCCTGCTGGTGCAGGCGCAGATCAAGGGCCAGCAGCTACCTGGACGCAATCGGCAGCGTCGCAAGGGCGTTCCCCATGCGTCCGCGCCGCTGGCGCCATCGCGCTGCGAAGGCGCCAGTTCGGGCCTTGCGATGGGGTCTGCGGGGGGCGGGGGCACGCCGTGGTTGGCGAAGTACCGCGGCGAGCGTACGCGCCTGGCGACCAAAGCCGAGCGAGGAGATGGTCCGTCGTGCGGGCGATGGCCTATGCTGGGTCCATGGCGTATTTCTTCTCCGACGTGCTGCATCCTGTGCTGCCTCACCTGCGTCGGGCAGTGCATGCATGCCGGCTCGTGCTCGTGCTGTTCGCCGCATGCGCCATCACTTGGCCGGGCAGCGCGTTGGGCGCGGCGGCCACGCCGGCCGTGTCGCCGGCGACCACGCCCGCGCAAGCCGGGCTGGTGGACGTGCACGACGTCGCGCCGGAGATCGCGCTGGACATCCGCTACGCCGGCCACGACAACTTCACTGGCCGCCCGGTGCCCGGTTACGACGCGCCGAAGTGCTATCTGCTGGCCCCGACCGCGCAGGCGCTGGCGCGCGTGCAGCGCGCGTTGCGCACCGAGGGCTATGGCCTGCAGGTGTTCGATTGCTACCGGCCGCAGCGCTCGGTGCGTGCCTTCGTGGCCTGGGCGGGCGACCTCGGCGACCAGGTCGCCAAGGCGCGCTACTACCCGCATCTGGACAAGCGCGTGCTGCTCGGCGACTACATCGCCGAAACCTCCGGCCACAGCCGCGGCGCGACGCTGGACCTTGGCCTGCTCGACTGCCGCAGCGGCCGTTGCGCGCCGCTGGACATGGGCACCGGCTTCGACTTCTTCGATCCCTTGGCGCACACCGACGCGGAAGGGATCGATGCGGCCCAGCGCGCGAACCGTCAGCGCCTGATGCGCGCGATGGCGGCGCAGGGCTTCGTCAACTATTCGTTGGAGTGGTGGCACTACACCTTCCAACCCGAACCCAGCCCCGACACCGCCTACGATGTGCCGGTACGCTAGGCGTTCGCCTCGCTTCCCAGGTCAAGCCCATGTCCGGCATGCAACAACACTTCATCGACCTGCAGTGCCCGTATTGCGGCGAATGGATCGACCTGGCGCTGGACCCGTCGGTGGAGGCGCAACAATACGTGGAGGATTGCCAGGTCTGCTGCCGGCCGATGCTGGTGACGGTGCGCTGGGACGAAGACGGCGCACCGGTGGTGAGCGCCAGTGCCGAGAACGATGGCTGACGTGGTTCCTGGCTGTCGCTTGCCGGTGTGAGCGCGGCTTTCGCGGGCCTCGCGCAATAGCGACGGTGAAGCGCCGACATTGCCCTTGCCACGAGCCTCCACACGCGTTTTCGGAATGGCAGTGCTCAGGACCGCACGCAGGCAGCCACACCGCCTAGACTGGCGCTTCTCCTCGCATCAGGAAGCACCGCAATGAACCTCCCGCTGCACTTCGGCCTGCTGGGCTCGCTCGAAGCCGGGCTGATCGCGTTCGCGGTCGGGTTCCTGGTGTACGCGGTGTGGCACCGCCTGTGCCGCTGGCTGCACTGGTCCGAGGGGCATGCGCTAGGCTGGTCGTGCGTGATCGCGGTCGCCGCGTCGGCCGGGATCGATTGCTGGAACCTGTTCTACACCGGCATCGTGCGCCTGGAATCGCCGTTGTACGCGCGGTTGGCGCTGGCCAGCATCCACGATCCGAACGAGCTGGGCTCGCGGGTGGTGCTGGAAGTGTCAGGGGCGCTCGCCGGCGTCGCGGCGGCCTGGGTCGCGTTCAGTTCGCGTTCAAGCGAAAAATCCACCCACGAGGAACGCGAAATCGGGTGAAACACACGCTTTTTTTCCAAGTTCCGAACGGCTCGAACGAAGGCCTTACCGCGCGCTCACCAATCACTAACCAGGCCGGTAGCGCGTGTTTTGACCGCGGTGGTTAACGAAGTGTTGGATGCGTTTTTTTGCAGGGGAATGGATTCAGCCTGGCGCGGGCACGGTGTAGCTATGCACCGGATCGAACCGGGCATGCCACAACCGAGAGAGCAAAGGAGACCACCCATGAACATTCGCAACCGCACGCCGCTGATCGGGACCGCCGCCATTCTCGCCGCCGCACTGGCCATGCCGGCCTTCGCCCAGGATGCGCAGAGCGATGCCGCTACCCAGGCGCAGTCGCCCACCAGCGCGACCGGACAGCCCGCACAATCCGGCGCGTCCGGCGGCGGCCAGACCTGGGCCGATGTCGACACCGACAGCGACGGCGCCATCAGCAAGCAGGAAGCGCAGGTCAATGCCGGCCTCAGCCAGATCTTTGCGCAGGCCGATGCCGATCACGACGGCAAGCTGACCCCGGACGAATACAAGGCGTATGTCGCCAAACAGCAGGGCGGCGCCGCCGGCAGCAACGGTCAGTAACGCCGACGACGGCAAGGCGCCGCGGCCGGTATGCGCACAGACGAGGGCGTATGCCGTTCGCGGCGCGGAGACGACGTGACTGGCTTGATCGAACGTGAAAGAGACTGTGAGGAAGGGCGGCCTGGTGCCGCCCTTCCGCGTTTTGCAGTGAAACCGCAGCGTCGATGCGGTCTGACATCGGTGCGGCCATAGGCACGCCGCAAGGAGTAGGGTGTCCATTCGCCTTGGATGGGACCACCCATGCGTTCTACCCGCTATTCGCTGCGCCTGTGCCTGGCATCGTCATTGGCGGCTGTTGCCGCCATCGGCGCGGCCGCGCCGCAGCAGAATCCTGCCGCACCCGTCTTGCCCCTTCCTGCGCCGACACCCGCGCCCACCCCGGCGCCGGCGCCGCTGCCGCCATTGCCCGCGCCGCCGGCATCGACCCTGCCGGTACCGGCCGCACCTGCCAGCGACGCCGGCGCCATGGCTGGCGCGCGCAGTTTCGCCGCCCTGGACCTGGACCGCGACGGCCGCATCGACCGTACGGAGGCCGCCGCCGACCCGGTCCTGCGCGAAACCTTCGACACGTTCGACGCCGATGCCGACGGCGCGTTGTCGCGCGAGGAGTACGCGCACTATCAGCCCGGCCCCGGCGATCCTGCAGCGCAATAAGCGGCACTGCTATGCTTGCGCGATGCCTACTTCTACCGCTCTGCGTTCCTCCGCCATCGCGCTGGTCGGCTTCGACGGCGACGATACGCTGTGGAAAAGCGAGGACTATTACCGCGACGCCGAAGCCGCGTTCGAGGCCATCCTCGGCCAGTACCTGGATCTGCGCGACGTCGGCACCCAGCAGCATCTGCTGACGGTGGAGCGGCGCAATCTGAAAGTGTTCGGCTACGGCGCCAAGGGCATGACCCTGTCGATGATCGAGGCGGCGATCGAGCTGACCGATGCGCGCATTTCCGCGCGCGATGTGCAGCGCATCGTCGAGATCGGTCGCGCCACGCTGCAGCATCCGGTGGACGTGATCGACGGCGTGCGCGAGGCGGTGGCGGCGATCGCCGCCGATTTCGAGGTGGTGCTGATCACCAAGGGCGATCTGTTCCACCAGGAAGCGAAGATCGCGCAATCCGGGCTCGGCGCGCTGTTCCCGCGCATCGAGATCGTGTCGGAGAAGGACCCCAGGACCTACGCCAAGGTGCTGGCCGAATTCGGCATCGGCGCCGAGCGCTTCGTGATGATCGGCAACTCGCTGCGCTCGGACGTGGAGCCGGTGCTCGCGCTCGGCGGCTGGGGCATCCATACGCCCTATGCCACCACCTGGGCACACGAGGCCGAGCATGGCGTGGCTGCCGACGAGCCGCGTTTGCGCGAGGTGGCCACGGCGGCCGACTGGCCGCAGGCGGTGGCCGATCTGGACCGGCATGCGGCGGAGCAGGGTGTCTTGCCGCTGGGGTGATAACGCTTGCGGGTGCCCGTCCCCTAGGCCTCGATCACCGCGCCGCCGGTGTGGGCAGCGATTAAGGCAGCAGGCGTTGGTAGCGGCAGCACGTGAGCGCGCGCTTCGTGTTGACCGGTGTGCTGTAGGAGCGCCGGAGCGGAGTGGCTGCGTCCCATTGGTGCCGATGCTTCCCATCCGGGCACCCGGCGCCAGGAAAAGCCGAGCGCATCGGCCATGGCGGGGAGTGCGCGCCTTGCGGGCCTTCCTTGACGGGCGCACCGGCCGCGCCAGCCTGACAGCGATGCCGGCATCCGGCAGAATCGACGCATGCCGTCCTGCCTGCGCTCCGTCTGCCTGATCCTGCCGCTGGCGCTAGGCGTGGCGAGCGTCGCAATGGCTCAGGAGGCGGCGCCGAGCGCGGCTGCGGCGGACGCGGCCGTGCCCGGCAGCGGCGACGCCTGGGTGGACCGCCAGCTGCTGGATATCGACCGCTATGCCGCGCGCTATCCGGACAGCTTCCTGGATGAGGTGGCGCGCTATGCGCAGGTGCCGCGCGGCTATGCCGAGGCGCTGCTGCGCGAGCGGCGCTGGCCGCCGCGCGACATCTACTTCGCCTGCTTCCTGGCCGAGGCGGCGGGGCTGCCGTACCGCGAGGTGGTGCGGGCGCGGGCCGGCGCCGGCCCGGCCGCGAGCTGGGCGGACGTGGCGACCGCGTTGCAGGTCGAGCCGGGTTCGCTGACCTACCGCGCGCTGCGCCACGCCATCGTCGCCAGTTACGATCACTGGGACCGTCCGATCGCGCTGGATGCGCTGTTGCGCCGCCAACTCGGCGACCGCGCGCAGCGCGACGAGGCGGCGGCGCAGTAAGCGGCCGACGCCGTACAGGACGCAGTCGGCGGTGCGCGGCTGATCGGGACTTCGCTCGGACGCACGCCGTCCCGCGCCAATGCGGCTCAGCCCTTGTGGGAGCGACTTCAGGGCACCTCTAATAACTCCATTCCGGAAGCTGCACGCTGCGCGTGCGATGGCGTGTTCCTTTTTCCTGTCGCGGCTGAAGCCGCTCCTACACAAGCGCGCCGCTCTTGTAGGAGCGGCTTCAGCCGCGACAGGAGAACGGAGTGGCCGTGATGCCGAGGCGTCCATGAATAACGCGGCCGCAACGCCACCGAGTCTACGGCCAATGCGTCTTTACCCATCGCATCTCGTCCGTATCGATGCCGGAACCTGCGGCCTGGGCGTGTCGGCGTCTCGCAAGTGCATCGACATGCTTTTTTGGGGGGTATTAGAGGTGCCTTGAAGTCGCGACGCGTCATACTTTTCGCACTTGTCGGGCGGCTTCCGCTGAAACCGGGAAGCGCCGCTGGCGCTCACCCCATGGCAGCAATCCGCCCGCACGACTGGCCGCGCCGTCGCCGCGGCGCGAGAATAGGCGTTCTGCCGGACCTGGTGCCCGGCGCTACCGCCGCTCCGGACCGTCCGATGACCACTGCTTTCGTTTCGCCCGATGCCATCCGCAGCCTGTTCGCGCAGGCCATGTCCGACATGTACCGCACCGAGGTGCCGCTGTACGGCACGCTGATGGAGCTGGTGGCGCAGGTCAACGCGGCGACCCTGGCCGCCGATCCTGCCCTGGACGCGCAGCTCCAGCGCAACGACGAGCGCGCGCGGCTGGACCAGGAGCGGCATGGCGCGATCCGCGTCGGCAGCGCCAAGGAACTGGCCACGCTGCGGCGCCTGTTCGCGGTGATGGGCATGCATCCGGTCGGTTACTACGACCTGTCGGTGGCCGGGGTGCCGGTGCATTCCACCGCGTTCCGCCCGCTCGATGCGGCGGCGCTGGCGCGTAATCCGTTCCGCGTGTTCACCTCGTTGCTGCGGCTGGAACTGATCGAGGACCCGGCGCTGCGCGCGCAGGCCGCACAGATCCTCGCGCAGCGGCGCATCTTCACCGAAGGCGCGTTGCAGTTGATCGAACGCTGCGAGCGCGACGGAGGCCTGGCCGAGGCCGACGCGCAGCGCTTCGTTGCCGAGGCACTGGAGACCTTCCGCTGGCACAGCGACGCCACGGTGACGCTGCCGACCTATCGCGCGTTGAGCGATGCGCACAAGCTGATCGCCGACGTGGTCAGTTTCCACGGCCCGCATATCAACCACCTGACCCCGCGCACGCTGGACATCGATGCGGCGCAGGCGGAAATGCTGCGCCGGGGCATCGACGCCAAGGCGGTGATCGAAGGCCCGCCACGCCGGCGCTGCCCGATCCTGTTGCGCCAGACCAGCTTCAAGGCGCTGGAGGAAACGGTGCGCTTTCCGGCCGGCGATGGCGCTGCCGAGGCCGGTACCCACACCGCGCGCTTCGGCGAGATCGAGCAGCGCGGTCTGGCGCTGACGCCGAAGGGGCGCGCGCTGTACGACGCCCTGCTGGAGCGCGCGCGCGCCGCCGAGGGCAGCGCCGGCGGCGACTACGCCGCGCGCCTGCAGGCCGCGTTCGCCGAGTTCCCCGACGATTACGCCACGCTGCGCCGCGAAGGCCTGGGCTATTTCCGCTACGCGCTGACCGAGGCCGGCCGTGGCGCGGGTGCGGCTGCGCTGGGCGGGCGGCCCGCCGAGTCGTTGATCGCCGACGGCCTGGCCAGCGCCGATCCGATCGTCTACGAGGATTTTCTGCCGGTCAGCGCCGCGGGCATCTTCCAGTCCAATCTGGGCGGCGGCGAACAACGCGCCTATGCCGCGCATGCCAATCGCGCCGCGTTCGAGCAGGCGCTGGGCGCGGCGGTGCACGACGAATTCGCGATCTACGCCGGTATTGAGCGAGCCTCACTGGAAGCGCTGCAGGGCTGAGCCACCAAAAGCCGCTCTCCCGGTGGGAGAGGGGGTGGGGTGAGGGTAAGGCGCGAAGCGGCTCGCTGAGTTTGGGTCCGCGAGGCTGCGCCCGTACCCTCATCCGCCCCTTCGGGGCACCTTCTCCCGAGGGGAGAAGGGAACAGCCGCGAGCCCCTCTCCCGTCGGGAGAGGGGTTGGGGTGAGGGTCCGGCGCGAAGCGACTCGCGGAGTTTGGGTGCACGAGGCTGCGCCCGTACCCTCATCCGCCCCTGCGGGGCACCTTCTCCCGATGGGAGAAGGAACAGCCGAGCCCCTCTCCCCCCGGGAGAGGGGTTGGGGTGAGGGTACGGCGCGAAAGCGACTCGCGGCGTTTGGGTGCATGAGCTGCGCCCGTACCCTCATCCGCCCTTCGGGCACCTTCCCCCCGAAAAGGGGGCCATGGTCCCGATGGGAGAAGGGGAACAGCCAGGACACCAGACGCCGCGCGAGCACGGCGACCTCGACTAATGCGATGCAGCCGGCTGTTGCGGCGCCCTGCGCGCCAGGCGCCGCTCGCGCCTGCGTGCCCGCCGCGCGCGCCAACGCTCGCGCAGGCACGAGAAGATCACATACAGCGCCGGGGTGCTGAGCAGGGTCAGGCTCTGCGAGATCAGCAGGCCGCCGATCATCGCGATGCCCAGCGGGCGGCGCAGCTCCGAGCCTTCGCCCAGGCCCACCGCCAGCGGCACCGCCGCCAGGATCGCCACCATCGTGGTCATCATGATCGGGCGGAAACGCACCACGCAGGCTTCGCGCACCGCCTCCAGCGGCGACTTGCCGTGCTGGCGCTCGGCGACCAGCGCGAAGTCGATCATCATGATCGCGTTCTTCTTGACGATGCCGATCAGCAGCACCAGCGCGATCATCGAGATCACCGACAGTTCGGTACCGGTGAGCCACAGCGCCAGCAGCGCGCCCATGCCCGCGGCCGGCAGTGTGGACAGGATCGTCACCGGGTGCACCAGGCTCTCGTACAGCATGCCCAGCACGATGTAGACCACCACGATCGCCGCCAGCACCAGGATCAGCATCGAATTGGGCTGCAGCGCCACGCCGAAGCCGCCGCCGTCGGCGATGCGGATGTCGCCAGGCATGCGCAGGCCGGCCACGGTGGCGGCGATGATCGCATCGCCCTCGCCGGTGCTGACGCCGGGCGCCAGGTTGTAGCTCAGGTCCATCGTCGTGTACTGGTTCTGATGGGTGATCTGCGGCGGCGCCAGGCCTGGTACCTGGTGCGCCACCGCGGTGAGCGGCACCATCGTGCCGCTGCGCGTGGGCACGTAGATCCGGTCCAGCGCCGCCGGCGTGGCGGTCTGCTCGGGCAGTGCGTTGACCACCACGCTGTACTGGTTGAGGTCCGAATAGATCGTGGAGATCTGGCGCTGGCCGAACGCGCCGTACAGCGCGCCGTCGATCGCGCCGATCGACACGCCCAGGCGCGCGGCCAGGGCGCGGTCGATGACGATGTTCTGGCGCAGGCCGGCGGTGTCCACGTCGGTGCCGACGTCGCGCAGCTTCGGATTCTTTTTCAGCGCCGCCTGCAGTTTGGGCAGCCATTCCTGCAACTGGGTGTTGTCGTTGCCCTGCAGCGAGACGCGGTATTGCGCGCCCTGGCTGGTGCCGCCGCCGCCGTCGCTGGGCAGGTCCTGGATCGCGCGCAGGCGCAGTTGCAGGTCCGGGTAGCGGTCTGCCTTGGCGCTGAGCCGCGTCAGCACTTCCGCGGTGGTCTCGGTGCGGCCCTCGTCGCGGCGCTTGAGCTCGATGTTGAAGCTGGCGCTGGAGCCCTGGCGGCTGCTGCCCAGGCGCGCGCCGACGATCTTCACCGCCGGATCGGACATCAGCATGTCGGTGATGCGGCGCTGGCGCTTGACCATGTCGGCGAAGGACACGGTGGCGCTGGAGCTGGCGCGGCCCCAGATCAGGCCGGTGTCCTGCGCCGGGAACGAGCCCTTCTTCACCGCGCCGGCCAGGAACACGGTGGCGGCGATCAGCAGCAGCGGGGTCAGCGCCAGCAGCAGCGCGTGGCGCAGCGAGAAATCCAGCGCCGCGGTGTACACGCGCAGCATGCCGGCGTGCACGCGTTCCAGCCAGGCGCCGACGCGGCCCGGCTGTTCCGGCTCGGCATGCGCGGAGAGGAAGCGGCTGCACAGCGCCGGGGTCAGGGTCAGCGAGACCACCGCCGAGACGCAGATCGCCGCGACCAGGGTCACGGTGAACTCGCGGAAGAAGACGCCGATCATGCCGCTGGCGAACAGGATCGGAATGAACACCGCCACCAGCGAGGCGGTGATCGAGACGATGGTGAAGCCGATCTCGCGCGCGCCCGCCAGCGCCGCGTCCAGCCGCGACATGCCTTCGTCGAGGTGGCGCATGATGTTCTCGATCACCACGATCGCATCGTCCACGACGAAGCCGATCGCGATCACCAGCGCCAGCAGGCTCAGGTTGTTCAGGGTGAAGCCCATGACGTACATCGCCAGCGCCGCGCCGGCCAGCGACAGCGGCACGGTGGCCGCGGCGATCAGCGTCGGCGCCAGCCGGCGCAGGAACAGCGCCATGGTCAGCACCACCATCGCCAGGCTGATCAGCAGCGTGGCCTGGACTTCGTTCAACGAGGCGCGGATGGTCGGCGTGCGGTCGAAGTAGGCGGACATCTTGGTGCCCGGCTGCAGGTAGCCGCGCAGCAGCGGGATCTGCGCCTTGACCCGGTCCACCGTCTCCACGATGTTGGCGCCGGCGCGGGTGAACACGTACATCACCACCGCCGGCTTGCCGCCGAACCAGGCGGCCTGGTAGGCGTCCTGCTGGCCGTCGTAGACGTTGGCGATGTCGCGCAGGCGCACGGTGCGGCCCTGCTGCTGGCTGATCACCACCTGGCCGAAATCGGCGGCCTTGGCCACCGAATCGTTGGCCACGATCGCGATGGTGGAGTTGCCGTCGCTGAGGAAGCCGGTGGGCGAGGTGACGTTGGCCGCGCGCACCGCGTTGCGCAGGTCGTCCGGGGTCAGCCCCATCGCGTTGAGCGCGCGCAGGTTCACGTCCACCCGCACCGCCGGGGTAGAGGCGCCGCCGATGTCGACCGAGGCCACGCCGCTGATCTGGCGCAGGCGCTGCGCCAGCAGCGAGTCGGCGACGTTGTACAGCTCGTCG from Xanthomonas sp. DAR 34887 carries:
- a CDS encoding EF-hand domain-containing protein; its protein translation is MNIRNRTPLIGTAAILAAALAMPAFAQDAQSDAATQAQSPTSATGQPAQSGASGGGQTWADVDTDSDGAISKQEAQVNAGLSQIFAQADADHDGKLTPDEYKAYVAKQQGGAAGSNGQ
- a CDS encoding efflux RND transporter permease subunit, whose amino-acid sequence is MNISGPFIRRPIGTTLLAIGLFVIGMMCYLRLGVAALPNISIPVIFVQASQAGADASTMASTVTAPLERHLGQIPGIDTMRSSSSEGNSQVFMMFQSDRNIDSAAQDVQTAINSAQADLPSGLSTPRYQKANPNDDPVIAIALTSDTQSADELYNVADSLLAQRLRQISGVASVDIGGASTPAVRVDVNLRALNAMGLTPDDLRNAVRAANVTSPTGFLSDGNSTIAIVANDSVAKAADFGQVVISQQQGRTVRLRDIANVYDGQQDAYQAAWFGGKPAVVMYVFTRAGANIVETVDRVKAQIPLLRGYLQPGTKMSAYFDRTPTIRASLNEVQATLLISLAMVVLTMALFLRRLAPTLIAAATVPLSLAGAALAMYVMGFTLNNLSLLALVIAIGFVVDDAIVVIENIMRHLDEGMSRLDAALAGAREIGFTIVSITASLVAVFIPILFASGMIGVFFREFTVTLVAAICVSAVVSLTLTPALCSRFLSAHAEPEQPGRVGAWLERVHAGMLRVYTAALDFSLRHALLLALTPLLLIAATVFLAGAVKKGSFPAQDTGLIWGRASSSATVSFADMVKRQRRITDMLMSDPAVKIVGARLGSSRQGSSASFNIELKRRDEGRTETTAEVLTRLSAKADRYPDLQLRLRAIQDLPSDGGGGTSQGAQYRVSLQGNDNTQLQEWLPKLQAALKKNPKLRDVGTDVDTAGLRQNIVIDRALAARLGVSIGAIDGALYGAFGQRQISTIYSDLNQYSVVVNALPEQTATPAALDRIYVPTRSGTMVPLTAVAHQVPGLAPPQITHQNQYTTMDLSYNLAPGVSTGEGDAIIAATVAGLRMPGDIRIADGGGFGVALQPNSMLILVLAAIVVVYIVLGMLYESLVHPVTILSTLPAAGMGALLALWLTGTELSVISMIALVLLIGIVKKNAIMMIDFALVAERQHGKSPLEAVREACVVRFRPIMMTTMVAILAAVPLAVGLGEGSELRRPLGIAMIGGLLISQSLTLLSTPALYVIFSCLRERWRARRARRRERRLARRAPQQPAASH
- a CDS encoding CPXCG motif-containing cysteine-rich protein, whose protein sequence is MSGMQQHFIDLQCPYCGEWIDLALDPSVEAQQYVEDCQVCCRPMLVTVRWDEDGAPVVSASAENDG
- a CDS encoding VOC family protein, whose amino-acid sequence is MTTAFVSPDAIRSLFAQAMSDMYRTEVPLYGTLMELVAQVNAATLAADPALDAQLQRNDERARLDQERHGAIRVGSAKELATLRRLFAVMGMHPVGYYDLSVAGVPVHSTAFRPLDAAALARNPFRVFTSLLRLELIEDPALRAQAAQILAQRRIFTEGALQLIERCERDGGLAEADAQRFVAEALETFRWHSDATVTLPTYRALSDAHKLIADVVSFHGPHINHLTPRTLDIDAAQAEMLRRGIDAKAVIEGPPRRRCPILLRQTSFKALEETVRFPAGDGAAEAGTHTARFGEIEQRGLALTPKGRALYDALLERARAAEGSAGGDYAARLQAAFAEFPDDYATLRREGLGYFRYALTEAGRGAGAAALGGRPAESLIADGLASADPIVYEDFLPVSAAGIFQSNLGGGEQRAYAAHANRAAFEQALGAAVHDEFAIYAGIERASLEALQG
- a CDS encoding M15 family metallopeptidase — encoded protein: MLVLFAACAITWPGSALGAAATPAVSPATTPAQAGLVDVHDVAPEIALDIRYAGHDNFTGRPVPGYDAPKCYLLAPTAQALARVQRALRTEGYGLQVFDCYRPQRSVRAFVAWAGDLGDQVAKARYYPHLDKRVLLGDYIAETSGHSRGATLDLGLLDCRSGRCAPLDMGTGFDFFDPLAHTDAEGIDAAQRANRQRLMRAMAAQGFVNYSLEWWHYTFQPEPSPDTAYDVPVR
- a CDS encoding EF-hand domain-containing protein, whose amino-acid sequence is MRSTRYSLRLCLASSLAAVAAIGAAAPQQNPAAPVLPLPAPTPAPTPAPAPLPPLPAPPASTLPVPAAPASDAGAMAGARSFAALDLDRDGRIDRTEAAADPVLRETFDTFDADADGALSREEYAHYQPGPGDPAAQ
- a CDS encoding HAD family hydrolase, whose product is MPTSTALRSSAIALVGFDGDDTLWKSEDYYRDAEAAFEAILGQYLDLRDVGTQQHLLTVERRNLKVFGYGAKGMTLSMIEAAIELTDARISARDVQRIVEIGRATLQHPVDVIDGVREAVAAIAADFEVVLITKGDLFHQEAKIAQSGLGALFPRIEIVSEKDPRTYAKVLAEFGIGAERFVMIGNSLRSDVEPVLALGGWGIHTPYATTWAHEAEHGVAADEPRLREVATAADWPQAVADLDRHAAEQGVLPLG